A portion of the Juglans microcarpa x Juglans regia isolate MS1-56 chromosome 1D, Jm3101_v1.0, whole genome shotgun sequence genome contains these proteins:
- the LOC121252264 gene encoding transcription factor bHLH92-like, with protein MMKFLTRSWHPRIEIQEHEKERGFRHMMNERVRRERQKQSYMALHSMLPFGTKSDKKSIIEMASKEIQELNGFVKELKRRNLEVEASLVAVKGDRPGGAKIRLSVPNPASGLDSMVEVLKCLKTLGLKTRTIRSNFSAQEFSTELEIETEMGRAAEAEKAIKRTLHLHEVERKLLQHFEEGRRS; from the exons ATGATGAAATTCTTGACGAGGAGTTGGCATCCGAGAATTGAAATCCAGGAGCACGAGAAAGAACGAGGTTTTCGGCACATGATGAACGAGCGGGTGAGGAGGGAGAGGCAGAAGCAAAGTTACATGGCCCTGCATTCCATGTTGCCTTTTGGAACCAAG AGTGATAAGAAATCCATTATTGAAATGGCGTCCAAGGAAATTCAAGAGCTGAACGGGTTTGTGAAGGAGTTGAAAAGGAGAAACTTGGAGGTTGAAGCAAGTTTGGTGGCGGTGAAAGGGGACAGACCAGGGGGAGCCAAGATTAGGCTAAGTGTGCCCAATCCTGCATCTGGACTTGATTCTATGGTAGAAGTTCTTAAATGCTTAAAAACATTGGGACTGAAAACCAGAACCATCAGGTCGAATTTCTCTGCTCAGGAGTTCTCAACTGAACTGGAGATTGAAACCGAG ATGGGAAGAGCTGCCGAAGCGGAAAAGGCTATAAAGAGAACACTACATCTACATGAAGTGGAGAGGAAACTACTACAACATTTCGAGGAAGGTCGGAGAagctaa